One Sphaerisporangium krabiense DNA segment encodes these proteins:
- the bcp gene encoding thioredoxin-dependent thiol peroxidase, whose amino-acid sequence MTQTRLEPGDAAPDFILPDSTGQEVGLKSLRGNRVILYFYPAAMTPGCTKQACDFRDSLQSLKAAGFAVLGVSKDTPQKLAKFAERDALNFPLLSDPDLAVHQAYGAYGEKTMYGKTTVGVLRSTFVIDADGTIEKALYNVKATGHVARLRKDLGLE is encoded by the coding sequence GTGACACAGACGAGACTCGAGCCCGGCGACGCCGCACCCGACTTCATCCTGCCCGATTCCACGGGCCAGGAGGTCGGCCTCAAGTCCCTGCGCGGCAACCGGGTCATCCTCTACTTCTACCCCGCGGCGATGACTCCCGGGTGCACCAAGCAGGCCTGCGACTTCCGCGACAGCCTGCAGAGCCTGAAGGCGGCGGGCTTCGCCGTGCTCGGTGTGTCCAAGGACACCCCGCAGAAGCTGGCGAAGTTCGCCGAGCGCGACGCGCTGAACTTCCCGCTGCTGTCCGACCCCGACCTGGCCGTCCACCAGGCGTACGGCGCCTACGGCGAGAAGACCATGTACGGGAAGACGACGGTCGGGGTGTTGCGGTCGACCTTCGTCATCGACGCCGACGGCACGATCGAGAAGGCGCTCTACAACGTGAAGGCCACGGGGCACGTCGCCCGCCTGCGCAAGGATCTGGGCCTCGAATAA
- a CDS encoding sensor histidine kinase produces the protein MFGRLRALTARHSRVANALLLVPLIVLSLISADAYSRPPALPDGTRLTPASYLGLSALLIVPLLWRRSRPVLTFAAVAAVSFAQWLMRVDVLPGNLAVLVAMYGVASRCAPRWAIAAGLVAELGACLSLARWQGLPFGAYASASMFVVAPWVGGIYASVRRRYLESLEERAMRAERERDQQARIAAAAERARIARELHDVVAHNVSVMIVQADGAGYTIDSDPEKARRAVQTISSTGRQALAEMRRLVGVLREDAGPEEEYAPQPGVAELDDLVAQVRRSGLPVEYTVKGAFRDLPEGEQLVIYRIVQEALTNALKHGGPGARATVEMEYGAREILLRVTDDGRGAAAPAGIGGHGLVGMRERVAMYDGSVKASPRPGGGFQVAVRLPVSRAA, from the coding sequence GTGTTCGGACGATTGCGCGCCCTGACAGCGCGCCACAGCCGGGTGGCGAACGCGCTCCTGCTCGTTCCGCTGATCGTTCTGAGCCTGATCTCCGCCGATGCCTACTCCCGCCCGCCGGCGCTCCCCGACGGCACCCGCCTCACGCCGGCGTCCTACCTCGGCCTGTCGGCGCTGCTCATCGTGCCGCTGCTCTGGCGGCGCAGCCGTCCCGTCCTGACCTTCGCCGCCGTCGCCGCCGTCAGCTTCGCGCAGTGGCTCATGCGCGTCGACGTGCTGCCCGGCAACCTCGCCGTCCTCGTGGCCATGTACGGCGTCGCCTCCCGGTGCGCGCCGCGCTGGGCCATCGCCGCCGGCCTGGTCGCCGAACTCGGCGCGTGCCTGTCCCTCGCGCGGTGGCAGGGCCTCCCGTTCGGCGCCTACGCCTCCGCCTCGATGTTCGTGGTGGCCCCCTGGGTCGGCGGCATCTACGCGAGCGTGCGGCGCCGCTACCTGGAGAGCCTGGAGGAACGTGCCATGCGCGCCGAGCGTGAGCGCGACCAGCAGGCCCGCATCGCCGCCGCCGCCGAACGGGCCCGCATCGCCCGCGAACTGCACGACGTGGTCGCCCACAACGTCAGCGTCATGATCGTCCAGGCCGACGGCGCCGGGTACACCATCGACAGCGACCCCGAGAAGGCCCGCCGCGCCGTCCAGACCATCTCCAGCACCGGGCGGCAGGCCCTGGCCGAGATGCGCCGCCTCGTCGGCGTGCTGCGCGAGGACGCGGGGCCGGAGGAGGAGTACGCGCCCCAGCCCGGGGTCGCGGAGCTGGACGACCTGGTCGCCCAGGTCAGGCGCTCGGGGCTGCCGGTCGAGTACACGGTCAAGGGAGCTTTCCGCGACCTGCCGGAGGGCGAACAGCTCGTGATATACCGCATCGTCCAGGAGGCCCTCACGAACGCGCTCAAGCACGGCGGCCCCGGCGCCCGCGCCACCGTCGAGATGGAGTACGGTGCCCGGGAGATCCTGCTGCGGGTCACCGACGACGGGCGCGGCGCGGCGGCGCCCGCGGGTATCGGCGGGCACGGGCTGGTCGGCATGCGCGAGCGCGTCGCGATGTACGACGGCAGCGTCAAGGCCTCCCCGCGGCCGGGAGGCGGGTTCCAGGTGGCCGTGCGGCTCCCGGTGAGCAGGGCGGCGTGA
- a CDS encoding DUF3618 domain-containing protein: MADTDPEALERRIERSRAELAVTVDAIVDRISPKRVAERGVAKVKANAEQVIASAREAVGLGPAHEPYSGDEAWRDERPAANLAPILIGVGAIVVVGAAIAMLRRRRRG, encoded by the coding sequence ATGGCGGACACCGACCCCGAGGCGCTCGAACGCCGGATCGAGCGCAGCAGGGCGGAGCTGGCTGTCACCGTGGACGCCATCGTGGACCGTATCAGCCCCAAGCGCGTCGCCGAGCGCGGCGTCGCCAAGGTCAAGGCCAACGCCGAGCAGGTGATCGCCTCGGCGCGCGAGGCGGTGGGCCTCGGCCCCGCGCACGAGCCCTACTCGGGCGACGAGGCGTGGCGCGACGAGCGGCCCGCCGCGAACCTCGCCCCGATCCTCATCGGCGTGGGCGCCATCGTGGTGGTGGGCGCGGCGATCGCGATGCTGCGCCGCCGCCGGCGCGGCTGA
- a CDS encoding ABC transporter ATP-binding protein, which translates to MTITGEEALRRAAPAAVVARGVTKVYGQGDAAVHALRGVDVGFETGAFTAIMGPSGSGKSTLMHCLAGLDSVTKGEVRIGDVDITRLNDKQLTLLRRDRVGFIFQAFNLLPTLSAEQNIMLPLDISGRQADPELFKVVIRTVGLGDRLKHRPSELSGGQQQRVAVARALISKPQVIFADEPTGNLDSRSGAEVLSFLRTSVRELGQTIVMVTHDPVAASYADRVVFLRDGVLVTELVHPSPQSVLDTLMKLEG; encoded by the coding sequence GTGACCATCACCGGAGAAGAAGCCCTCCGCCGGGCCGCGCCCGCGGCCGTCGTCGCGCGCGGCGTGACGAAGGTCTACGGCCAGGGAGACGCCGCCGTGCACGCGCTGCGCGGCGTGGACGTCGGGTTCGAGACCGGAGCCTTCACGGCGATCATGGGTCCGTCGGGCTCCGGCAAGTCCACGTTGATGCACTGCCTGGCCGGGCTCGACAGCGTCACCAAGGGCGAGGTGCGCATCGGCGACGTGGACATCACCCGGTTGAACGACAAGCAGCTCACCCTGCTGCGCCGCGATCGGGTCGGGTTCATCTTCCAGGCGTTCAACCTGCTGCCCACGCTGTCGGCCGAGCAGAACATCATGCTCCCGCTGGACATCTCGGGCCGCCAGGCCGACCCCGAGCTGTTCAAGGTCGTGATCCGCACCGTCGGGCTCGGCGACCGGCTGAAGCACAGGCCGAGCGAGCTGTCGGGCGGCCAGCAGCAGCGCGTCGCGGTGGCCCGCGCCCTGATCAGCAAGCCGCAGGTCATCTTCGCCGACGAGCCCACCGGCAACCTCGACTCGCGCAGCGGCGCCGAGGTGCTGTCCTTCCTGCGGACCTCGGTGCGCGAGCTGGGCCAGACCATCGTCATGGTCACCCACGACCCCGTCGCCGCCTCCTACGCCGACCGCGTGGTGTTCCTCAGGGACGGCGTGCTGGTGACCGAGCTCGTCCACCCCTCCCCGCAGAGCGTGCTCGACACGCTGATGAAGCTGGAGGGCTGA
- a CDS encoding ABC transporter permease, with protein MTSEPGRAELWRYFARRLAQALFVLWASFTVSFAILYMLPSDPVALLVGPDADIPPERLDALRQEYGLDRPLVVQYLTRLGRMLHGDLGRSVQNHQPVGDVIAGALPATLQIAGLGLLLAVVVGGGLALLATYVSAAWLRQTLLSLPPLGVAIPPFWFGLLLLQVFSFRLGLFPAVGDEGAAGVVLPAVTLALPTGAMIAQLLAKSMTATLREPYVETARAKGAGRARVHLRHALRNAALPALTVAGLVVGNLLAGSVVTETVFSRAGLGRVTALAVTTQDIPVVQGLVVFAALVFVLVNLAVDLVYPLLDPRIARRGGVKG; from the coding sequence GTGACGTCGGAGCCCGGCCGAGCGGAGCTGTGGCGGTACTTCGCCCGCAGGCTCGCCCAGGCCCTCTTCGTGCTCTGGGCCTCGTTCACCGTGTCGTTCGCCATCCTCTACATGCTTCCCAGCGATCCCGTCGCGCTCCTCGTCGGGCCGGACGCCGACATCCCCCCGGAGCGGCTCGACGCGCTGCGCCAGGAGTACGGCCTCGACCGGCCGCTGGTCGTCCAGTACCTCACCCGGCTGGGCCGGATGCTGCACGGCGACCTCGGGCGGTCCGTGCAGAACCACCAGCCGGTCGGCGACGTGATCGCCGGCGCGCTCCCCGCCACCCTCCAGATCGCCGGCCTCGGCCTGCTGCTGGCCGTCGTCGTCGGCGGGGGCCTCGCCCTGCTCGCCACCTATGTCTCGGCGGCGTGGCTGCGCCAGACGCTGCTGAGCCTGCCGCCCCTCGGCGTCGCGATCCCGCCGTTCTGGTTCGGCCTGCTGCTGCTCCAGGTCTTCTCCTTCCGGCTCGGCCTGTTCCCGGCCGTCGGGGACGAGGGGGCCGCCGGCGTCGTGCTCCCCGCCGTCACGCTCGCGCTGCCCACCGGCGCCATGATCGCGCAACTGCTGGCCAAGAGCATGACCGCCACGCTGCGCGAGCCCTACGTCGAGACGGCCAGGGCCAAGGGCGCCGGGCGGGCGCGCGTCCACCTGCGCCACGCGCTGCGCAACGCGGCCCTGCCCGCGCTCACGGTCGCGGGCCTGGTCGTCGGCAACCTGCTCGCCGGATCCGTCGTCACCGAGACCGTGTTCTCGCGCGCCGGCCTCGGCCGGGTGACGGCGCTGGCGGTGACCACCCAGGACATCCCCGTCGTCCAGGGTCTGGTGGTGTTCGCGGCGCTGGTGTTCGTCCTGGTCAACCTGGCCGTCGACCTCGTCTACCCGTTGCTGGACCCGCGGATCGCCCGCCGCGGCGGCGTGAAGGGGTGA
- a CDS encoding response regulator transcription factor — MTDDRGGDVTIRVVLVDDQELVRAGFRMVLGAQPDIEVVGEAPDGDAAVHLLGSLAADVVLMDVRMPRMDGVEATRLITALPEPPKVLILTTFDLDEYAFAALKAGAAGFLLKDVPPSDLISAIRSVHAGDAVVAPSTTRRLLERFTAHLPGKAAPEPEALRRLTAREREVLVMVGRGMSNAEIADRLTLAEATVKTHLGRVLAKLGVRDRAQAVVYAYETGLITPFGGAAGR, encoded by the coding sequence ATGACCGACGATCGGGGCGGCGACGTGACCATCAGAGTGGTGCTGGTCGACGACCAGGAGCTCGTCCGCGCCGGGTTCCGCATGGTCCTCGGCGCCCAGCCGGACATCGAGGTCGTCGGCGAGGCGCCCGACGGCGACGCCGCGGTCCACCTGCTCGGCTCGCTGGCGGCCGACGTCGTGCTCATGGACGTGCGCATGCCCCGCATGGACGGCGTCGAGGCCACCCGGCTGATCACGGCGCTGCCCGAGCCGCCCAAGGTGCTCATCCTCACCACGTTCGACCTCGACGAGTACGCCTTCGCCGCGCTCAAGGCCGGCGCCGCGGGGTTCCTCCTCAAGGACGTCCCGCCGTCCGACCTGATCAGCGCGATCCGCTCCGTGCACGCCGGGGACGCCGTGGTCGCCCCCAGCACCACCCGGCGGCTGCTGGAGCGCTTCACCGCCCACCTGCCCGGCAAGGCCGCCCCCGAGCCCGAGGCGCTGCGCAGGCTCACCGCCCGCGAGCGCGAGGTCCTCGTTATGGTCGGGCGTGGCATGTCCAACGCCGAGATCGCCGACCGGCTCACGCTCGCCGAGGCCACCGTCAAGACCCACCTCGGCCGCGTCCTCGCCAAGCTCGGCGTCCGCGACCGCGCCCAGGCCGTCGTCTACGCCTACGAGACCGGCCTGATCACGCCGTTCGGCGGCGCCGCCGGCCGCTGA
- a CDS encoding ABC transporter permease, protein MLKSTLAGLRAHKLRLLLTSLAITLGVGFIAGTFVLTDTLQSDVTQRIAASADKVDVAVLPAGPGGESPGRLDAKDLEKVRGVTGVAEAQGVVQGEAPLIGKDGKAVGDFPTAGVSIVTGRLARTTITSGVAPAAADQVVLDENTAKTRNFAIGDTVRVLGRDGKPASFRVVGLFDVGVDQRMAMTGAVGFTGATAQTMTGQKGFAEIDVAAAPGVSPQTLKASVAAALGGAGHTVRTGQELVDELAKANGADMRFITIGLLMFGVVAMLVAALVIYNTFNILIAQRARELALLRCIGATRKQVFGSVLLESVVVGVISSVLGLLVGYGLGAGAIAVAGAMGQDLPVVGVSLAPRTIALALAIGVLVTVGAALLPARTATRVAPIAALRSQTDEQTFRAGVLRTVFAALFLVAGVGATAAGVMAPPGPEALFIVMGGGALTFCAVLILGPVIVKPLSAFAGWLPAKLAGVPGRLAVDNARRNPKRSATTTVALTIGVTLMTLISVITATTRATISAQLDDQFPVDYMVMSQGSLSDRDAPAGVPPELSTALRARPELASVVQIRQREARVNGGEYQVGTFEGPYKAVATKGTTRGFTGSTAMLNTSAAKELKASPGGTLALATPKGGTVDVKVIAIFDDSAPLPAITVPADGFATWFGAMNDEQVLVNAKDGVGAVASRKAVEAAAQAFPAAKVLSSTEIRGQFDDMLDTMLMVISGLLGLAILISLLGIANTLSLSVHERTRESALLRALGLTRPQLRRMLSLEALIMGLIGAIVGVVLGGAFGWAATQTLVEDVLFRVPVTQVLLFVALSGLAGVLAALLPGRRASRASIVTSLAST, encoded by the coding sequence GTGCTCAAGAGCACTCTGGCCGGGCTGCGCGCGCACAAGCTGCGGCTCCTGCTCACCTCCCTCGCCATCACGCTCGGCGTGGGCTTCATCGCGGGCACGTTCGTGCTCACCGACACGCTCCAGTCCGACGTCACCCAGCGGATCGCCGCCTCCGCCGACAAGGTGGACGTCGCGGTGCTGCCCGCCGGCCCCGGCGGCGAGTCGCCGGGCCGGCTGGACGCCAAGGACCTGGAGAAGGTCCGCGGCGTGACCGGCGTCGCCGAGGCCCAGGGCGTCGTCCAGGGCGAGGCCCCGCTGATCGGCAAGGACGGCAAGGCCGTCGGCGACTTCCCCACGGCGGGCGTCTCCATCGTCACCGGCAGGCTCGCCCGCACGACGATCACCTCCGGCGTCGCGCCGGCCGCGGCCGACCAGGTGGTCCTCGACGAGAACACCGCCAAGACCCGGAACTTCGCGATCGGCGACACCGTCCGCGTCCTCGGCCGCGACGGCAAGCCGGCGTCCTTCCGCGTGGTGGGCCTGTTCGACGTGGGCGTCGACCAGCGGATGGCCATGACCGGCGCCGTCGGGTTCACCGGCGCGACCGCGCAGACCATGACCGGCCAGAAGGGCTTCGCCGAGATCGACGTCGCCGCCGCGCCCGGCGTCTCGCCGCAGACGCTGAAGGCGTCCGTCGCCGCCGCGCTCGGCGGGGCCGGCCACACGGTGCGCACCGGGCAGGAGCTGGTGGACGAGCTGGCCAAGGCCAACGGCGCGGACATGCGGTTCATCACCATCGGCCTGCTGATGTTCGGCGTGGTCGCGATGCTCGTGGCGGCGCTCGTCATCTACAACACGTTCAACATCCTGATCGCCCAGCGCGCCCGCGAGCTGGCGCTGCTGCGCTGCATCGGCGCCACCCGCAAGCAGGTCTTCGGCTCGGTGCTGCTGGAGTCCGTGGTCGTCGGGGTCATCTCCTCGGTGCTCGGCCTGCTCGTCGGCTACGGGCTCGGGGCCGGCGCGATCGCCGTGGCCGGGGCGATGGGGCAGGACCTGCCCGTCGTGGGCGTGTCGCTCGCGCCGAGGACCATCGCGCTCGCGCTGGCCATCGGCGTGCTCGTCACCGTCGGCGCCGCCCTGCTGCCGGCCCGGACGGCCACCCGGGTCGCGCCCATCGCCGCGCTGCGCAGTCAGACCGACGAGCAGACCTTCCGGGCCGGCGTGCTGCGGACGGTGTTCGCCGCGCTGTTCCTGGTCGCCGGCGTCGGCGCCACGGCCGCGGGCGTCATGGCCCCGCCCGGGCCGGAGGCCCTGTTCATCGTCATGGGCGGCGGGGCGCTGACCTTCTGCGCGGTGCTCATCCTCGGGCCCGTCATCGTCAAGCCGCTCAGCGCGTTCGCGGGCTGGCTGCCCGCCAAGCTGGCGGGCGTGCCCGGCAGGCTCGCCGTCGACAACGCGCGGCGCAACCCCAAGCGGTCCGCCACCACGACGGTCGCGCTGACGATCGGCGTGACGCTGATGACGCTGATCTCCGTCATCACCGCCACCACGCGGGCGACGATCTCCGCCCAGCTCGACGACCAGTTCCCCGTCGACTACATGGTCATGTCGCAGGGGTCCCTCTCCGACCGCGACGCCCCGGCCGGGGTGCCGCCGGAGCTCTCCACCGCGCTGCGCGCCCGGCCCGAGCTCGCCTCGGTGGTGCAGATCCGCCAGAGGGAGGCCCGGGTCAACGGCGGCGAGTACCAGGTCGGCACCTTCGAAGGCCCCTACAAGGCCGTGGCCACCAAGGGCACCACGCGCGGGTTCACCGGCTCCACCGCCATGCTGAACACGAGCGCGGCCAAGGAGCTGAAGGCCTCCCCCGGCGGCACGCTGGCGCTCGCCACCCCCAAGGGCGGGACCGTGGACGTCAAGGTCATCGCGATCTTCGACGACTCGGCGCCGCTGCCCGCGATCACCGTGCCCGCCGACGGCTTCGCCACGTGGTTCGGCGCCATGAACGACGAGCAGGTGCTCGTCAACGCCAAGGACGGCGTCGGCGCCGTGGCGTCCAGGAAGGCCGTCGAGGCCGCGGCGCAGGCGTTCCCCGCCGCGAAGGTGCTCAGCTCCACCGAGATCCGCGGCCAGTTCGACGACATGCTCGACACCATGCTCATGGTGATCTCCGGGCTGCTCGGCCTGGCGATCCTCATCTCGCTGCTCGGCATCGCCAACACCCTCAGCCTGTCGGTGCACGAGCGCACCCGGGAGTCGGCGCTGCTGCGCGCCCTCGGCCTGACCCGGCCGCAGCTCCGGCGCATGCTGTCGCTGGAAGCGCTGATCATGGGCCTGATCGGGGCCATCGTCGGGGTCGTCCTCGGCGGGGCCTTCGGCTGGGCCGCCACGCAGACGCTCGTGGAGGACGTCCTGTTCCGCGTGCCCGTCACGCAGGTGCTGCTCTTCGTCGCCCTCTCCGGCCTCGCCGGCGT
- a CDS encoding ABC transporter permease, translated as MTDLTGVFHPDAAATEARGTALRGGAREVLAFLARRPGLLLALAWVALVLLAAFAPGLLTSADPLAAVPADKLTPPSAGHPLGTDELGRDLYARTVHGAALSLKATIIAVSVGLATGTLLGLLGGFLRGWVDDVIMRVADVLLAIPALLLSLALVVVLGFGTVNVAIAVGVASVATCARVMRAEVLRVRHSLYVEAAHAGGARRIRVLVRHVLPNSSGPVLVLAALEFGTSILAVSALSFLGYGAQPPAPEWGSLISAGRDYLSVAWWMTTMPGLTIAATVLAANRISRLLDGEWRHGR; from the coding sequence ATGACGGACCTGACCGGCGTGTTCCACCCGGACGCCGCGGCCACGGAGGCGCGCGGGACCGCCCTGCGCGGCGGGGCCCGCGAGGTGCTCGCCTTCCTGGCCAGGCGGCCCGGCCTCCTGCTCGCCCTGGCCTGGGTCGCGCTCGTGTTGCTGGCGGCCTTCGCGCCCGGCCTGCTCACCTCCGCCGACCCGCTGGCCGCCGTGCCCGCCGACAAGCTCACTCCTCCCTCGGCCGGGCACCCGCTCGGCACCGACGAACTCGGCCGCGACCTGTACGCCCGCACCGTGCACGGGGCCGCGCTCTCGCTCAAGGCGACGATCATCGCCGTGTCCGTCGGCCTCGCCACCGGAACCCTCCTCGGCCTGCTCGGCGGGTTCCTGCGCGGGTGGGTGGACGACGTGATCATGCGGGTCGCCGACGTCCTGCTCGCGATACCCGCGCTGCTGCTGTCGCTGGCCCTGGTCGTCGTCCTCGGCTTCGGCACCGTCAACGTGGCGATCGCGGTCGGGGTGGCGAGCGTGGCGACCTGCGCCCGGGTCATGCGCGCCGAGGTGCTGCGGGTGCGCCACAGCCTCTACGTCGAGGCCGCGCACGCCGGAGGCGCGCGCCGGATCAGGGTGCTCGTGCGGCACGTGCTGCCGAACTCCTCCGGCCCCGTGCTCGTCCTGGCCGCCCTGGAGTTCGGCACCTCCATCCTCGCGGTGTCGGCGCTGAGCTTCCTCGGGTACGGCGCGCAGCCGCCGGCGCCTGAGTGGGGTTCGCTGATCTCCGCCGGGCGCGACTACCTGTCGGTCGCCTGGTGGATGACGACCATGCCGGGACTGACGATCGCGGCGACCGTCCTGGCCGCGAACCGGATCTCGCGCCTGCTGGACGGCGAATGGAGGCACGGCCGATGA
- a CDS encoding dipeptide ABC transporter ATP-binding protein, giving the protein MTGDEPLLRVRDLSVRYRVGTGQVPAVRSVSLTVARGETVALVGESGSGKSTTAHAVVGLQAPNAVVAGGEILFGGADLLGLGERRLRAVRGRDIGLIPQDPAVSLNPVKRIGDQVAEVLIVHGMAGRRAAAAEAVEALRRAGLSDPEARARQYPHELSGGMRQRVLIAIAVAARPRLVIADEPTSALDVTVQRRILDHIGLLSRENGMGVLLITHDLGIATDRADRVVVMREGRVVEEGTPGRLLAAPRDPYTRDLLAAAPGLAAAPRPAARATRPARARATGATGDPFADAVPPAAPAGEVLMSVHDLVKEYPLPGGVLRAVDGVSFSVRRGRTYGLVGESGSGKSTTARLLLRLTEPAEGRVVFDGEDVTRLRGRRLRALRRRVQVVYQNPYASLDPRLTVEQIVVDPLASFGLGTRAQRRRRAAELLDTVALPGSLLRRRPAELSGGQRQRVAIARALAVNPELVVCDEPVSALDVSIQAQILDLLAGLQEDLGVGYLFISHDLAVVRQVAHEVGVMRAGRLIEEGETEEVFSRPRHDYTRELLAAIPGHRR; this is encoded by the coding sequence ATGACCGGCGACGAGCCGCTCCTGCGCGTGCGGGACCTTTCGGTGCGCTACCGCGTCGGCACGGGCCAGGTGCCCGCGGTCCGGTCGGTGAGCCTCACGGTGGCGCGGGGCGAGACGGTCGCGCTCGTCGGCGAGTCCGGGTCGGGCAAGTCGACCACCGCCCACGCCGTGGTGGGACTGCAGGCGCCCAACGCCGTGGTCGCCGGAGGAGAGATCCTCTTCGGCGGCGCCGACCTGCTCGGGCTGGGGGAACGCCGCCTGCGCGCCGTGCGCGGACGCGACATCGGCCTGATCCCCCAGGATCCCGCCGTGTCCCTCAACCCGGTCAAACGGATCGGCGACCAGGTGGCCGAGGTCCTGATCGTGCACGGCATGGCCGGCCGCCGCGCGGCCGCGGCCGAGGCGGTGGAGGCGCTGCGCCGCGCCGGCCTGTCCGACCCCGAGGCCAGGGCGCGGCAGTACCCGCACGAGCTGTCGGGCGGCATGCGCCAGCGCGTGCTGATCGCCATCGCCGTCGCCGCGCGCCCGCGCCTGGTCATCGCCGACGAGCCCACCAGCGCCCTCGACGTCACCGTGCAGCGGCGCATCCTCGACCACATCGGGCTGCTGTCCCGCGAGAACGGCATGGGCGTCCTGCTCATCACCCACGACCTCGGCATCGCCACCGACCGGGCCGACCGGGTCGTGGTGATGCGCGAGGGCCGCGTCGTGGAGGAGGGCACGCCAGGACGGCTGCTCGCCGCGCCCCGCGACCCCTACACGCGCGACCTGCTCGCCGCCGCCCCCGGCCTGGCCGCCGCCCCGCGCCCGGCCGCCCGCGCCACCCGGCCCGCGCGGGCGCGGGCCACCGGCGCGACCGGCGACCCGTTCGCCGACGCCGTCCCGCCCGCCGCGCCCGCGGGCGAGGTGCTGATGTCCGTCCACGACCTGGTCAAGGAGTATCCGCTGCCGGGGGGCGTGCTCCGCGCCGTGGACGGCGTGAGCTTCAGCGTCCGGCGCGGGCGCACCTACGGCCTGGTGGGGGAGTCCGGGTCCGGCAAGTCCACGACGGCCCGCCTGCTGCTGCGGCTCACCGAGCCGGCCGAGGGGCGCGTCGTCTTCGACGGCGAGGACGTGACCCGGCTGCGCGGGCGCCGCCTGCGGGCGCTGCGGCGGCGCGTGCAGGTCGTCTACCAGAACCCCTACGCCTCGCTCGACCCCCGCCTGACCGTCGAGCAGATCGTCGTGGACCCGCTGGCCTCGTTCGGCCTCGGGACGCGCGCCCAGCGGCGCCGCCGCGCGGCCGAGCTGCTGGACACCGTCGCGCTGCCCGGCTCGCTGCTGCGCCGCCGTCCCGCCGAGCTGTCCGGAGGCCAGCGCCAGCGGGTGGCGATCGCGCGGGCGCTCGCGGTCAACCCCGAGCTGGTCGTCTGCGACGAGCCGGTGTCGGCGCTGGACGTCTCGATCCAGGCGCAGATCCTCGACCTGCTCGCCGGCCTGCAGGAGGACCTCGGCGTCGGCTACCTGTTCATCTCGCACGACCTCGCCGTGGTGCGGCAGGTCGCGCACGAGGTCGGCGTCATGCGCGCGGGACGCCTGATCGAGGAGGGCGAGACGGAGGAGGTCTTCTCGCGTCCCCGGCACGACTACACGCGCGAACTGCTGGCCGCGATCCCGGGCCACCGCCGATGA